A window from Thiomonas sp. FB-Cd encodes these proteins:
- a CDS encoding efflux RND transporter periplasmic adaptor subunit — translation MTSSGLGPHSTPTSVMPSAARRGRWLLALAATVVGLFLWWRLGEVSHAQKGPAGLVGKQPAQPVTASVARAQPLPVWLSALGTVTPRSLVNVMPRVSGLLQSVDYKQGQMVKAGQLLAQIDPRPFQIAVEQAKAQMEQTAAQLAGAEGDLARYEILLKQDSIAAQQVSDQRAAVAQYKATLDVNKAALDNARLQLAWTRITAPVAGLAGLRPVDAGNMVTTSGAVGSGNVSGTTSGSATPIATIAQVQPVDVTFAVPQQAIGEVVGQLMRGASLTAEAWDARNTKVLASGKLVAADNQINTATGTLNLRAEFDNKDMALYPNQFVNVRLLVRTIAHAVVVPTTAVAVGAPGTYVYVIGSGDKVALRKVSTGATDGNLTQILSGLQPGERVVTDGLDRLRDGREVKVVQAQASAPGGSASRPQKAVSRAGERARSAAASGAR, via the coding sequence ATGACTTCATCCGGCCTTGGCCCCCATTCCACTCCGACTTCTGTCATGCCTTCAGCGGCGCGTCGCGGGCGTTGGTTGCTTGCGTTGGCGGCAACGGTCGTGGGTCTGTTTCTTTGGTGGCGGCTGGGCGAGGTCAGTCATGCGCAGAAAGGCCCCGCGGGTCTGGTGGGCAAGCAGCCTGCGCAACCGGTGACGGCCTCTGTTGCTCGTGCGCAGCCGCTGCCGGTGTGGCTGAGCGCCCTGGGTACCGTCACGCCGCGCAGCCTGGTCAACGTGATGCCGCGCGTGAGCGGCTTGCTCCAAAGCGTGGATTACAAGCAGGGGCAGATGGTCAAGGCCGGGCAATTGCTCGCGCAGATCGATCCGCGACCGTTCCAGATCGCCGTGGAGCAGGCCAAAGCGCAGATGGAGCAGACGGCGGCGCAACTCGCTGGGGCCGAGGGGGACCTCGCCCGCTACGAGATCCTGCTCAAGCAGGATTCGATCGCTGCGCAGCAGGTGTCGGATCAGCGTGCAGCCGTGGCCCAATACAAGGCCACGCTGGATGTGAACAAGGCGGCCTTGGATAATGCGCGGCTGCAACTCGCCTGGACGCGCATCACCGCTCCCGTGGCAGGCCTGGCGGGTCTACGCCCGGTGGACGCGGGCAATATGGTGACCACCTCTGGCGCGGTTGGCTCTGGCAATGTTTCCGGTACGACGAGCGGCAGCGCCACGCCGATTGCCACCATCGCCCAGGTCCAGCCGGTCGATGTGACGTTCGCTGTGCCGCAGCAGGCGATTGGTGAGGTGGTCGGCCAGCTCATGAGGGGAGCGTCGCTGACGGCTGAGGCCTGGGACGCGCGTAACACGAAAGTTTTGGCAAGCGGGAAACTGGTGGCAGCGGACAACCAGATCAACACTGCAACCGGTACCTTGAATCTGCGCGCCGAGTTCGACAATAAGGACATGGCGCTGTATCCCAACCAGTTCGTCAACGTGCGCCTGCTGGTGCGGACCATTGCCCATGCGGTGGTGGTGCCAACGACGGCGGTGGCGGTCGGCGCTCCCGGGACCTATGTGTACGTGATCGGCTCCGGGGACAAAGTGGCCTTGCGCAAAGTGAGCACGGGCGCCACCGACGGCAACCTCACCCAGATTCTCTCCGGCCTTCAGCCCGGAGAGCGCGTCGTGACGGATGGTCTGGACCGCTTGCGCGATGGCCGCGAGGTCAAGGTGGTGCAGGCGCAGGCGAGCGCCCCCGGCGGCAGCGCGTCGCGGCCGCAAAAAGCCGTCAGTCGAGCCGGTGAGCGGGCAAGGTCGGCTGCGGCCAGCGGAGCACGGTGA
- a CDS encoding cob(I)yrinic acid a,c-diamide adenosyltransferase, which yields MGHRLTAITTRTGDAGTTGLGDGSRCSKGAARIHALGEVDELNSHIGLLLTEPMANTVRELLLQVQHDLFDLGGQLAVPGMTIMHDAHVQRLDAALAEYNPKLPPLKEFILPGGTRAASLAHVCRTVARRAERAVVAVAGEAVTGPSGQMHTTGGNTSAPTPAQAELAHPLQYLNRLSDLLFVLARTLNRAGAEGSTEVYWRHERKARGIEP from the coding sequence ATGGGACATCGGCTCACGGCCATCACCACGCGTACCGGCGACGCCGGTACGACCGGCTTGGGCGATGGCTCACGTTGCTCCAAAGGCGCGGCCCGCATCCACGCGCTGGGCGAGGTGGACGAGTTGAATTCGCACATCGGGCTGCTGCTGACCGAGCCCATGGCAAACACCGTTCGCGAGCTTTTGCTGCAGGTGCAGCATGACCTGTTCGACCTCGGCGGTCAGCTCGCTGTGCCAGGCATGACGATCATGCACGACGCGCATGTGCAGCGACTGGATGCCGCGCTTGCCGAGTACAACCCCAAACTGCCGCCACTCAAAGAGTTCATTCTTCCCGGCGGCACGCGCGCGGCCAGCCTCGCCCATGTGTGCCGCACGGTGGCGCGCCGAGCCGAGCGCGCGGTGGTTGCCGTGGCAGGCGAAGCCGTGACCGGGCCAAGTGGCCAGATGCACACCACCGGTGGCAACACCAGCGCGCCGACGCCAGCTCAGGCTGAACTCGCCCACCCGCTTCAATATCTGAATCGGCTTTCGGACCTTCTTTTCGTGCTCGCGCGAACACTCAACCGTGCAGGTGCGGAAGGCAGCACCGAGGTGTACTGGAGGCACGAGCGCAAGGCCAGGGGCATTGAGCCGTGA
- a CDS encoding Cupredoxin, whose product MQSRLSVHPALRHIGRAALFTALCAAAGFAIPGAQAAPAARAPVYVHMNGANMFLENVVVVRPGQPVVFVDEDTGAHTIIGYNPATGATSKTFEGAVQGTPGPGHAVHTYTITFRHPGLKYYYCSVHAELVKEPGGRTVPKKRPTVHGFGDPMAGLIIVTDDPHLLADNPKTARSKILPSYFGG is encoded by the coding sequence ATGCAATCGCGTCTTTCGGTTCATCCCGCCCTGCGGCATATCGGCCGTGCCGCCTTGTTCACCGCTTTGTGCGCGGCTGCAGGGTTCGCCATCCCAGGAGCGCAAGCAGCGCCCGCTGCGCGGGCGCCGGTCTACGTGCACATGAATGGGGCGAATATGTTTCTGGAGAACGTTGTGGTCGTTCGACCGGGTCAGCCGGTGGTATTCGTCGATGAAGACACGGGCGCGCACACCATCATCGGCTACAACCCAGCCACCGGAGCCACGAGCAAGACCTTTGAGGGGGCCGTGCAGGGTACTCCTGGTCCAGGCCACGCCGTGCACACCTACACCATCACATTCCGTCATCCGGGACTGAAGTATTACTACTGCTCGGTCCACGCCGAACTGGTGAAGGAGCCGGGCGGCAGGACCGTCCCGAAGAAGCGGCCCACCGTGCACGGCTTCGGCGACCCGATGGCGGGTCTCATCATCGTCACCGATGATCCGCATTTGCTCGCGGACAACCCCAAGACCGCGCGCTCAAAAATCCTTCCGAGCTACTTTGGCGGCTAG
- a CDS encoding FAD-linked oxidase C-terminal domain-containing protein, producing MNAPIPQDIATRAQRQAQVVAALSDVLPASCLLWQREDVTAYECDGLAAYRQRPLVVALPETESQVAAVLRICHHLTVPVVARGAGTGLSGGALPHVDGVLLALSRFNRIKTIDVAARTATVECGVRNLAISEAAAPHGLYYAPDPSSQIACTIGGNVAENSGGVHCLKYGLTVHNVLQVRGYTVEGEPLTIGNLAGDCPGPDLLAAVIGSEGMLMVVTEVTVKLIPKPHLARCIMASFDDLRKAGDAVASLIAAGIIPAGLEMMDKPMTVAAEAFVHAGYDLDAEAILLCESDGTAEEVEEEIGRMSAVLQGCGATAIAVSQSEAERLRFWSGRKNAFPASGRISPDYYCMDGTIPRKRVADMLLSIKDMEREFSLRCVNVFHAGDGNLHPLILFDANQAGELERAEAFGAKILETCVEMGGSITGEHGVGLEKINSMCVQFSPEELEQFRAFRRAFDPAELLNPGKNIPSHARCAEYGKMHVRGVRTPFPDLPRF from the coding sequence ATGAATGCCCCCATCCCCCAAGATATCGCCACGCGCGCTCAGCGGCAGGCGCAGGTCGTCGCCGCGCTGTCGGATGTGCTTCCGGCTTCGTGCCTGCTCTGGCAGCGTGAGGACGTGACGGCCTATGAGTGCGACGGGCTGGCGGCGTACCGGCAAAGGCCGCTGGTCGTTGCCCTGCCGGAGACAGAATCGCAGGTTGCCGCCGTGCTGCGGATATGTCACCATCTGACGGTTCCCGTGGTAGCACGAGGCGCCGGCACGGGACTTTCCGGCGGCGCGTTGCCGCACGTGGACGGCGTGCTGCTCGCGCTGTCGCGCTTCAACCGGATCAAGACCATCGACGTTGCGGCACGCACCGCAACGGTGGAGTGCGGTGTGCGCAACCTGGCCATCTCCGAAGCTGCTGCGCCGCATGGTTTGTATTACGCACCCGATCCTTCGAGCCAGATCGCCTGCACCATCGGCGGCAATGTGGCCGAGAATTCAGGCGGCGTGCACTGCCTGAAATATGGGCTGACCGTGCACAACGTGCTGCAGGTGCGGGGCTACACGGTGGAGGGCGAGCCCCTCACCATCGGAAATCTGGCAGGCGACTGCCCCGGGCCAGACCTGCTTGCCGCCGTGATCGGCAGCGAGGGGATGCTGATGGTCGTGACCGAGGTCACGGTCAAACTCATTCCCAAGCCACACCTGGCACGCTGCATCATGGCCAGCTTTGATGACCTGCGCAAGGCGGGCGATGCCGTGGCCAGCCTGATCGCCGCCGGCATCATCCCCGCAGGGCTGGAGATGATGGACAAGCCCATGACCGTTGCTGCCGAAGCGTTTGTCCATGCCGGCTATGACCTCGACGCCGAGGCCATCCTGCTGTGTGAGTCGGACGGCACCGCAGAGGAAGTCGAAGAGGAAATCGGCCGCATGAGTGCCGTGCTGCAAGGCTGTGGCGCCACCGCCATCGCCGTGAGCCAGTCAGAGGCTGAGCGGCTGCGTTTTTGGAGCGGGCGCAAAAACGCCTTCCCTGCCTCCGGCCGCATCTCCCCCGACTACTACTGCATGGATGGAACCATTCCGCGCAAGCGGGTAGCCGACATGCTGTTGTCGATCAAGGACATGGAGCGCGAGTTCTCCCTGCGCTGCGTCAACGTGTTCCACGCCGGCGATGGCAATCTTCATCCGCTCATCTTGTTCGATGCCAACCAAGCAGGGGAGTTGGAGCGCGCCGAGGCCTTCGGTGCCAAGATTCTGGAGACCTGCGTGGAAATGGGCGGCTCGATCACCGGCGAACATGGTGTGGGTCTGGAGAAAATCAATTCCATGTGCGTGCAGTTCAGCCCCGAAGAGCTTGAGCAGTTCCGCGCCTTCCGGCGCGCCTTCGATCCGGCTGAGCTGCTCAACCCGGGCAAGAACATTCCCAGCCATGCGCGCTGCGCCGAGTACGGAAAGATGCATGTGCGCGGCGTGCGCACGCCCTTTCCGGATCTGCCTCGCTTCTGA
- the glcE gene encoding glycolate oxidase subunit GlcE, whose protein sequence is MNPSDSLAALQEQVRQAAAEHASLIVRGGGSKAWLSLPAGPAREQRALDMRTYAGIISYEPTELVVTARAGTPLAELEAALAAHGQCLPFEPPHYAHTGAQATVGGMVAAGLSGPGRQGAGAVRDYVLGAALLDGRGAVLHFGGQVMKNVAGFDVSRLLVGSMGSLGAIVEVSLKVLPVAPAEATLVFELGKQRALEQINAWGGQPIPIASSAWWSDDAGTDVLHVRLRGARAAVAAACSRLGGTRLDDDAAQKLWQGLREQTLPWFAPTWAQPGAAGECLWRLGVPPTTPPLKLQGSLLIEWGGAQRWIKSELPAAVMREAATEAGGHATRFRGGDSATPVFTPPAHPLERIHHDIKRAFDPHGVFPAMFPDH, encoded by the coding sequence GTGAACCCCTCCGATTCCCTGGCCGCCCTGCAGGAGCAGGTGCGGCAAGCTGCAGCGGAACACGCATCGCTCATTGTGCGTGGCGGCGGCAGCAAGGCTTGGCTGAGCCTGCCTGCGGGCCCCGCGCGCGAGCAGCGTGCGCTGGACATGCGCACCTACGCCGGCATCATCAGCTACGAACCCACTGAACTCGTCGTGACCGCGCGAGCCGGTACGCCACTGGCCGAACTCGAAGCCGCTTTAGCCGCGCACGGTCAATGCCTTCCGTTCGAGCCACCGCACTATGCCCACACTGGAGCGCAAGCCACCGTGGGCGGTATGGTTGCAGCTGGGCTCTCCGGCCCAGGGCGTCAGGGCGCAGGCGCGGTGCGCGACTACGTGCTGGGCGCCGCCCTGCTCGATGGTCGCGGCGCGGTCCTGCATTTCGGCGGACAGGTCATGAAAAATGTCGCCGGCTTTGACGTGTCACGCCTGCTCGTCGGGTCCATGGGATCCCTCGGTGCCATCGTCGAGGTCTCGCTCAAGGTATTGCCCGTTGCGCCGGCCGAGGCCACGCTCGTTTTCGAGTTGGGCAAGCAGCGCGCCCTGGAACAAATCAACGCGTGGGGTGGGCAACCAATCCCCATCGCCTCAAGCGCCTGGTGGAGCGATGACGCGGGCACCGATGTGCTTCACGTGCGGTTGCGCGGGGCACGCGCGGCCGTGGCGGCAGCGTGCAGTCGGCTGGGTGGCACGCGCCTCGACGACGATGCCGCCCAAAAGCTTTGGCAGGGACTGCGCGAGCAGACTCTGCCCTGGTTCGCTCCGACTTGGGCACAGCCCGGTGCAGCGGGCGAATGCCTGTGGCGGCTGGGCGTGCCGCCCACCACGCCACCACTGAAGCTGCAGGGTTCCCTGCTCATTGAATGGGGCGGCGCGCAGCGCTGGATCAAGAGCGAGTTGCCCGCTGCAGTGATGCGCGAGGCGGCGACCGAAGCCGGGGGGCATGCCACGCGGTTTCGCGGTGGCGACAGCGCCACCCCGGTGTTCACCCCGCCTGCACACCCGCTTGAGCGCATTCATCACGACATCAAGCGCGCATTTGATCCGCACGGTGTATTCCCCGCGATGTTCCCCGATCACTGA
- the glcF gene encoding glycolate oxidase subunit GlcF: METRLSPEFAGTAEGQEAESILRACVHCGFCTATCPTYQLLGDELDGPRGRIYQIKQVLEGEAPTRSTQLHLDRCLTCRNCETTCPSGVAYGQLLDIGRRVVDAKVPRPAGERAKRWALKEGLTSPLFGPAMKLGQILKPLVPTGLKDKVPQPKPAGSWPTREHARRVLMLAGCVQPSMAPNINTATARVLDALEVQVLLADGAGCCGAIRQHLSDHDGALADMRRNIDAWWPLVERGAVEAIVINASGCGVQVKDYGRELAHDPVYAERAKRISEFARDPIEFLAEQGPQIAARLQRKPAESLAWHPPCTLQHGQRLGGQVETLLRSLGFTVSLPAESHLCCGSAGTYSVLQGSLSKQLRERKLKNLAHLAPERILSANIGCIQHLQAGTTMPVQHWLEFLDEALRE; encoded by the coding sequence ATGGAAACACGACTGTCTCCCGAATTCGCCGGCACCGCTGAAGGCCAAGAGGCGGAAAGCATTCTGCGCGCCTGCGTGCATTGCGGCTTTTGCACCGCCACCTGCCCCACCTACCAGTTGCTTGGCGACGAACTGGACGGCCCACGTGGGCGCATCTACCAGATCAAGCAGGTCCTCGAAGGCGAGGCGCCCACCCGCAGCACCCAGCTCCATCTCGATCGCTGCCTGACCTGTCGCAACTGCGAGACGACCTGCCCCTCGGGCGTGGCCTATGGTCAGCTTCTGGACATTGGCCGCCGCGTCGTCGACGCGAAGGTTCCCCGTCCTGCTGGCGAACGTGCCAAGCGATGGGCGCTCAAGGAAGGCCTGACTTCGCCGCTGTTTGGCCCGGCGATGAAGCTGGGCCAGATCCTCAAGCCGCTCGTGCCCACGGGGCTGAAGGACAAGGTGCCGCAACCCAAGCCAGCCGGCTCGTGGCCGACCCGTGAGCACGCCCGCCGCGTCCTTATGCTGGCCGGGTGCGTGCAGCCCTCCATGGCACCCAACATCAACACCGCCACCGCCCGCGTTCTCGACGCCCTCGAGGTACAGGTCTTGCTGGCCGATGGCGCTGGCTGCTGCGGCGCGATCCGCCAGCATCTATCCGACCACGACGGGGCGCTGGCCGACATGCGTCGCAATATCGATGCCTGGTGGCCGCTGGTGGAACGCGGCGCCGTGGAGGCCATCGTCATCAATGCCTCGGGCTGCGGGGTGCAAGTGAAGGACTACGGTCGCGAGCTGGCGCACGATCCTGTTTATGCCGAGCGCGCGAAACGCATCTCCGAGTTCGCGCGCGATCCCATCGAATTTCTGGCGGAGCAGGGTCCGCAAATCGCAGCCCGGCTCCAGCGCAAACCGGCCGAAAGCCTGGCGTGGCATCCACCCTGCACACTGCAGCACGGCCAGCGGCTCGGTGGCCAGGTGGAAACGTTGCTACGCAGCTTGGGATTCACAGTCAGCTTGCCAGCCGAGAGCCATCTGTGCTGTGGTTCGGCCGGAACGTACTCCGTGCTGCAGGGCAGCCTGTCCAAGCAGCTTCGCGAGCGCAAGCTCAAAAATCTCGCGCACTTGGCACCGGAGCGCATTTTGAGCGCGAATATTGGCTGCATCCAGCATCTACAGGCCGGCACCACGATGCCGGTGCAGCACTGGCTGGAATTTCTGGATGAGGCCCTGCGGGAGTAA
- the paaZ gene encoding phenylacetic acid degradation bifunctional protein PaaZ, translating into MDIPVLQSYLADQWFGREPLEVLLDASSGVAAASTHAEKPDFAAALHHARGQGVRGLLALDFQERAQRLKQLGKYLSEHKEELYAWSTHTGATRPDGWIDIEGGIATLSAYAGLGSNELPSGNVLHEGPVVPLGRKGHFVGSHILVPREGVAVHIDAFNFPVWGLLEKFAPSFLAGMPCIAKPATSTSYLTWALVRRMLQWGGLPAGSLQLVIGSTGDLLDRLDGQDIVTFTGSAATAAKLRANPNLLSRGVPFNAEADSLNSAILAPDVKPQDAEFELFAEEIVREMRVKAGQKCTAIRRILVPRKQLEALSQRLREKLSRIAVGDPRSSDVQMGPLASKAQQTDVLAQLQRLRKDCATVYDGGEHPFAPGAHAQTGAFVGPTLLLCERPNEVAEVHDVEVFGPVSTLLPYDDMDEALELAARGQGSLVATIATRDAATASHAVRRAAVHHGRVLVLDAQAAQESTGHGAPLPMLKHGGPGRAGGGEELGGLRAVTHYLQRTAVQGSPSMVAAVVGEYIRGAARIESDVHPFRRHFEDLQIGESLLTHRRTVTEADIVAFGGISGDYFYMHFDEIAARQSPFGQRIAHGYFVLSAAAGLFVSPAPGPVLANYGLDTLRFIKPVRIGDTIRARLTCKRKIDRRKTDAQGRGQGVVAWDVEVRNQDEELVASYDILTLVAKRNPD; encoded by the coding sequence ATGGACATCCCCGTTCTGCAGAGCTACCTCGCTGATCAGTGGTTCGGCCGTGAGCCGCTCGAGGTGCTGTTGGATGCGTCAAGCGGCGTTGCGGCCGCAAGCACACACGCCGAGAAACCCGACTTTGCCGCAGCCTTGCACCATGCGCGCGGGCAAGGGGTGCGCGGGTTGTTGGCGCTGGATTTTCAGGAGCGCGCGCAGCGCCTCAAACAGCTGGGCAAGTACCTGAGCGAGCACAAGGAAGAACTGTATGCCTGGTCGACGCACACGGGGGCGACACGACCGGATGGGTGGATCGACATCGAAGGCGGCATTGCCACGCTGTCTGCCTATGCCGGCCTTGGCAGCAATGAATTGCCCAGCGGCAATGTGCTCCACGAGGGGCCTGTCGTGCCGCTTGGCCGAAAGGGCCATTTCGTCGGCAGCCACATCCTGGTGCCGCGCGAAGGCGTGGCTGTGCATATTGACGCATTCAATTTTCCGGTCTGGGGACTATTGGAGAAGTTCGCGCCGAGCTTTCTGGCCGGGATGCCTTGCATCGCCAAGCCGGCCACCAGCACGTCATACCTGACTTGGGCGCTGGTGCGCCGCATGCTGCAATGGGGTGGGCTGCCCGCCGGAAGTCTGCAACTTGTGATTGGCTCGACAGGAGATCTTCTCGATCGCCTGGATGGCCAGGACATCGTGACCTTTACCGGATCGGCGGCTACCGCGGCGAAATTGCGCGCAAATCCCAACCTTCTTTCTCGTGGCGTGCCATTCAACGCCGAGGCTGATTCCCTCAACAGCGCCATTCTTGCCCCGGACGTGAAGCCGCAGGATGCCGAGTTTGAGTTGTTCGCCGAGGAGATCGTGCGCGAAATGCGCGTCAAGGCGGGGCAGAAATGCACGGCGATCCGGCGCATCCTGGTCCCGCGCAAGCAACTCGAGGCGCTGTCGCAACGCCTGCGCGAGAAGCTGTCCAGGATTGCCGTCGGCGATCCGCGATCGAGCGACGTGCAAATGGGACCACTGGCCAGCAAGGCTCAACAAACCGACGTGCTCGCGCAATTGCAGCGCTTGCGTAAGGACTGCGCAACGGTCTACGACGGTGGTGAGCACCCGTTTGCGCCTGGAGCGCATGCGCAGACGGGGGCGTTCGTCGGCCCGACTTTGTTGCTTTGCGAGCGTCCGAACGAGGTGGCAGAGGTTCACGACGTGGAAGTCTTTGGCCCCGTGAGCACCTTGCTGCCGTATGACGACATGGATGAAGCCCTTGAGCTTGCCGCGCGCGGGCAGGGCAGTCTGGTGGCGACGATTGCAACACGCGATGCCGCAACGGCGTCGCATGCCGTGCGCCGCGCAGCGGTGCATCATGGCCGAGTTCTCGTCCTCGATGCGCAGGCTGCGCAAGAATCCACGGGGCATGGGGCTCCGCTGCCCATGCTCAAGCACGGCGGGCCGGGGCGTGCCGGAGGTGGCGAGGAACTCGGGGGACTGCGCGCCGTCACGCATTACCTGCAGCGCACGGCTGTCCAGGGTTCACCGAGCATGGTTGCAGCTGTGGTGGGGGAGTACATACGGGGCGCAGCGCGCATCGAATCCGATGTCCATCCGTTCCGCCGCCACTTTGAGGATCTGCAGATCGGCGAGTCGTTGTTGACCCATCGACGCACCGTCACCGAGGCCGATATCGTTGCCTTCGGCGGCATTTCAGGTGACTATTTCTATATGCACTTTGACGAGATTGCGGCGCGTCAGTCGCCTTTTGGCCAGCGTATCGCGCATGGATATTTCGTGCTCTCGGCCGCTGCGGGACTGTTTGTGTCTCCGGCGCCTGGGCCCGTGCTTGCCAACTATGGGCTTGACACGCTGCGTTTCATCAAGCCCGTGCGCATTGGCGACACGATCCGGGCGCGTTTGACTTGCAAACGCAAGATTGACCGGCGCAAGACGGACGCGCAGGGGCGTGGCCAAGGGGTGGTGGCCTGGGACGTCGAGGTGCGCAACCAGGACGAGGAGCTGGTGGCAAGCTACGATATTCTGACCTTGGTGGCCAAACGCAATCCTGACTGA
- a CDS encoding TetR/AcrR family transcriptional regulator codes for MARGRAAGYDDQRAAILAEAARLFARQGYVATSMNQVADACGLSKASLYHYFRDKYALLTHIAEGHVRRLLALVREVEAECADPVRRLPILITRFVDEYASAQDAHRVLTEDVRFLVEQDRERILGVEREVVAHFSQCIAAARPDLGLQALDKPLAMLLFGMMNWLFTWFKAGQPLDYPDLAPLVAELFLNGVCGLQAPASRLSSAMPAHAA; via the coding sequence ATGGCACGTGGACGCGCCGCCGGCTATGACGATCAACGCGCCGCAATCCTGGCTGAGGCCGCGCGCCTGTTCGCGCGCCAAGGCTACGTGGCCACATCGATGAACCAGGTGGCCGACGCCTGTGGCCTGTCCAAGGCCTCGCTGTACCACTACTTCCGCGACAAGTATGCCCTGCTCACCCATATCGCCGAGGGACACGTGCGGCGGCTGCTCGCACTTGTGCGGGAGGTGGAGGCCGAATGCGCAGATCCCGTTCGACGCCTGCCGATCCTCATCACGCGTTTCGTCGACGAATATGCAAGCGCCCAGGACGCTCACCGGGTCCTGACCGAAGACGTACGCTTTCTGGTTGAACAGGACCGGGAGCGCATCCTCGGCGTCGAGCGCGAGGTCGTTGCCCATTTTTCGCAATGCATCGCCGCCGCGCGCCCTGATCTTGGCCTGCAGGCATTGGACAAGCCGCTGGCCATGCTGTTGTTCGGGATGATGAACTGGCTGTTTACATGGTTCAAGGCCGGCCAGCCACTCGATTATCCGGATCTTGCTCCGCTCGTGGCGGAGCTGTTTCTCAACGGCGTGTGCGGATTGCAAGCGCCTGCCTCCAGGCTGTCTTCCGCGATGCCCGCCCATGCTGCATGA
- the paaE gene encoding 1,2-phenylacetyl-CoA epoxidase subunit PaaE has protein sequence MDTHFYPLRVRAVEPDTDEAMIVSFDVPEEFADRFAFTQGQYLNVRARIDGAEVRRSYSVCAGVDDGVLRIGVRRVRGGVFSNWIAEHLHAGDSIEIMPPQGRFYVAIDPAAKRHYLGIAGGSGITPVLSIMKTVLAREPRSRFTLLYGNRSLKSTMFKEELEDLKNRYLTRVVLHHVFSEESADSPLHHGMLDGARIAQFLARVVQPDAIDHAFVCGPYQMNDEAEAALREAGVGAERIHVERFGLPQGQAAAGAVMHSAQAQDAAQSKVSIVRDGQRRDVNFRKGDPSILDVAIASGMDLPFSCTSGVCGTCRARLLQGQVRMDRNFALEKTDLEAGFILCCQAHPLTEQVEISFDDR, from the coding sequence ATGGACACCCATTTCTACCCCTTGCGCGTACGCGCCGTCGAGCCCGATACGGATGAAGCCATGATTGTCAGCTTCGACGTGCCCGAGGAATTCGCAGACCGGTTTGCATTCACGCAAGGTCAGTACCTCAATGTGCGCGCGAGGATCGATGGAGCCGAGGTGCGCCGTTCCTATTCGGTGTGCGCCGGTGTGGACGACGGGGTGCTGCGCATTGGCGTGCGCAGGGTGCGCGGAGGCGTGTTCTCGAACTGGATTGCCGAGCATCTGCATGCCGGTGACAGCATTGAGATCATGCCCCCACAGGGCAGGTTTTATGTGGCCATCGACCCGGCGGCCAAGCGTCATTATCTTGGTATCGCGGGCGGTAGCGGCATCACGCCGGTCCTGTCGATCATGAAGACCGTATTGGCGCGTGAACCCCGAAGCCGCTTCACTCTGCTCTATGGCAACCGAAGCCTCAAGTCCACGATGTTCAAGGAAGAGCTTGAGGATCTGAAAAACCGCTATCTGACACGCGTGGTGCTGCATCATGTGTTTTCCGAGGAGTCGGCCGATTCCCCGCTGCACCATGGCATGCTTGACGGTGCACGGATTGCGCAATTCCTGGCGCGGGTCGTCCAGCCAGACGCCATCGACCACGCCTTTGTCTGCGGTCCGTACCAGATGAATGATGAAGCCGAGGCAGCGCTGCGCGAAGCCGGGGTCGGGGCCGAGCGCATCCACGTGGAGCGGTTTGGTCTGCCTCAGGGTCAGGCTGCCGCCGGCGCTGTCATGCACAGCGCCCAGGCCCAGGACGCTGCGCAGAGCAAGGTGAGCATCGTGCGCGATGGCCAACGGCGCGACGTCAACTTTCGCAAGGGTGACCCGAGCATCCTGGATGTGGCCATTGCCTCAGGGATGGACCTGCCATTTTCGTGCACGTCCGGTGTGTGCGGGACCTGTCGCGCTCGTCTCTTGCAGGGTCAGGTGCGCATGGACCGCAACTTTGCGCTGGAAAAGACGGATTTGGAAGCCGGGTTCATTCTTTGCTGCCAGGCGCATCCTCTGACCGAGCAGGTCGAGATTTCCTTCGACGACCGCTGA
- the paaD gene encoding 1,2-phenylacetyl-CoA epoxidase subunit PaaD, with the protein MVSTVLSATALEARTARAWAVLQTVADPEIPVLSLCDLGIVRDVRHAGDGVLDVVLTPTYSGCPATELIARSVAEALESEGLGPVRISQQRAPAWSSDWISAEGLEKMRKYGIAPPAGGATAAHATAVPVRVHRSRPQPLSCPRCASADTQQLSAFGSTACKALWRCRACGEPFEYFKPI; encoded by the coding sequence GTGGTGAGCACGGTGCTTTCTGCAACCGCGTTGGAAGCGCGCACGGCCCGCGCCTGGGCCGTGCTGCAGACAGTGGCTGACCCGGAAATCCCCGTCCTTTCACTCTGTGATCTGGGCATCGTTCGCGACGTGCGACACGCCGGCGACGGTGTGCTCGACGTGGTGCTCACGCCGACGTACTCGGGGTGCCCAGCCACGGAACTGATCGCGCGCAGCGTGGCCGAAGCGCTTGAGTCCGAAGGGCTCGGGCCCGTGCGCATCAGCCAGCAGCGTGCGCCCGCGTGGAGCAGCGACTGGATTAGCGCCGAGGGGCTGGAAAAGATGCGCAAATACGGCATTGCGCCGCCTGCCGGAGGCGCCACGGCAGCGCACGCGACGGCCGTGCCCGTGCGTGTGCATCGTTCGCGCCCTCAGCCACTGAGCTGCCCGCGTTGTGCAAGCGCCGATACGCAGCAGCTTTCAGCCTTTGGATCCACCGCGTGCAAGGCCCTGTGGCGGTGCCGCGCATGTGGTGAGCCCTTCGAATACTTCAAACCCATTTGA